The following coding sequences lie in one Oncorhynchus gorbuscha isolate QuinsamMale2020 ecotype Even-year linkage group LG10, OgorEven_v1.0, whole genome shotgun sequence genomic window:
- the LOC124045316 gene encoding leucine-rich repeat and fibronectin type-III domain-containing protein 5-like, with translation MEKLLVCLLVIGIAVKAQICPKRCVCQILSPNLATLCAKKGLLFAPPNIDRHTVELRLADNFITCIKRKDFANMTRLQDLTLSRNTISFITPHAFADLENLRALHLNSNRLTRIANDTFSGMSKLHHLILNNNQLTLIHLGAFNDLLALEELDLSYNNLESIPWEAIQRMTSLATLSLDHNMIDYIPEGTFSLLQKLNRLDVTSNKLQKLPPDPLFQRAQVLATSGIMNSPSFALSFGGNPLHCNCELLWLRRLSREDDLETCASPQHLSGRYFWSIPEEEFLCEPPLITRHSHEMRVLEGQRVVLRCKARGDPEPAIHWISPEGKLVANSSRTLVYTNGTLDILISTVKDTGSFTCISSNPAGEAHQTVELLIIKLPHISNSTNNIQEPDPGSSDISTSTRAGANGSNHTGDTKTSTDKRVVIAEATSSTALIKFNFQRNIPGIRMFQIQYNGSYDDSLVYRMIPPTSQNFLVNNLAAGTSYDLCVLAIYDDGITSLTATRVVGCVQFTTESEYLRCHFMQSQFLGGTMIIIIGGIIVASVLVFIIILMIRYKVCNTTNSGKGTLVTNVHSQTNGAQSQGCTVTPSVSKQAMGGSGGGGGGCLKAVGHASDTLTHSSETSLPDCSTATSQVTQSWNTPGSSGSLKPKRKPAPKPYAAAATPEPNIEALPNAETQNTNRNNSTALEQPCAPVFHSTLPFSSVKDTPILRRAHPRPSSKYLTLPVEGVRAKRRYSLNEDSSKHHCYVGTTQFGNMWSKRSMSMNGIVLQQEDIDSVKATFSSSEWILESTV, from the exons ATGGAAAAACTGCTGGTCTGTCTGTTGGTTATCGGAATAGCAGTGAAGGCCCAGATCTGTCCGAAGCGCTGTGTCTGTCAAATACTATCTCCCAACCTCGCAACCCTCTGTGCCAAAAAAGGGCTCCTCTTTGCCCCCCCGAACATTGACAGGCACACTGTGGAGCTGCGGCTGGCCGACAACTTCATCACCTGCATCAAAAGGAAAGACTTTGCCAACATGACCAGGCTGCAGGACCTTACCCTGTCCAGGAATACCATTAGCTTCATCACGCCGCATGCATTCGCTGACCTGGAGAACCTCCGCGCCTTGCACCTGAACAGCAACCGTCTAACCCGGATAGCCAATGACACCTTCAGCGGCATGTCCAAACTGCACCACCTCATCCTCAACAACAACCAGCTGACGTTGATCCACCTGGGGGCCTTCAATGACCTGCTGGCCCTGGAGGAGCTGGACCTGtcctacaacaacctggagtccATCCCCTGGGAAGCTATCCAGAGGATGACCagccttgccaccctcagccttGACCACAACATGATCGACTACATTCCTGAGGGGACCTTCTCTCTTCTCCAAAAGCTCAACCGCTTGGACGTGACCTCTAATAAGTTACAGAAACTCCCTCCTGATCCTCTGTTCCAGCGGGCCCAGGTTTTGGCCACATCTGGGATCATGAACTCTCCCTCGTTCGCGCTGAGCTTTGGTGGGAACCCACTGCACTGCAACTGTGAGCTGCTGTGGTTGAGGCGCCTGAGCCGAGAGGATGATCTGGAGACATGCGCCTCACCGCAGCATCTCTCCGGACGCTACTTCTGGTCTATACCTGAGGAGGAGTTCCTGTGTGAACCTCCTCTCATCACCCGGCACTCCCATGAGATGCGGGTGCTGGAAGGCCAGAGGGTGGTCTTGAGGTGCAAGGCCCGGGGGGACCCTGAGCCTGCCATACACTGGATCTCCCCAGAGGGGAAGCTGGTGGCAAACTCCTCCCGAACGCTTGTGTACACCAACGGCACCCTGGATATTCTGATCAGCACAGTGAAGGACACAGGATCCTTCACCTGCATCTCGTCCAACCCTGCAGGTGAGGCACATCAGACTGTGGAGCTGCTGATTATCAAACTCCCACACATCTCCAACAGCACCAACAACATCCAGGAGCCTGACCCTGGCTCCTCTGACATCTCCACATCCACCAGGGCTGGGGCCAACGGCAGCAACCACACTGGAGACACCAAAACTAGCACAGATAAACGGGTGGTCATCGCCGAGGCCACGTCCTCCACTGCGCTGATCAAGTTCAACTTCCAGAGGAATATACCTGGGATCCGGATGTTCCAGATTCAGTACAATGGCAGTTATGACGACTCTCTCGTTTACAG aaTGATTCCCCCCACAAGCCAAAACTTCCTAGTCAACAACCTGGCTGCTGGGACGTCGTACGACCTGTGTGTTCTGGCCATCTACGACGACGGTATCACCTCACTCACCGCCACCCGCGTGGTGGGCTGTGTCCAGTTCACCACCGAGTCTGAGTACCTGCGTTGTCACTTCATGCAGTCCCAGTTCCTGGGAGGCACCATGATCATCATCATCGGTGGCATCATAGTGGCCTCTGTCCTCgtcttcatcatcatcctcatgaTTCGCTACAaggtctgcaacaccactaactCGGGCAAAGGCACCCTTGTCACCAACGTCCACTCACAGACCAACGGGGCGCAGTCTCAGGGGTGCACTGTCACACCCTCTGTGTCCAAGCAGGCCATGGGAGGGTCAGgcggagggggtggaggatgtcTAAAGGCTGTTGGCCACGCATCAGACACGCTAACGCACTCGTCCGAGACCTCTCTCCCAGACTGCTCTACTGCTACGTCCCAGGTGACCCAAAGCTGGAACACACCTGGATCCTCAGGGTCTCTGAAGCCAAAGCGCAAGCCTGCACCAAAGCCCTACGCTGCTGCTGCCACCCCTGAGCCCAATATAGAGGCCCTCCCCAACGCTGAGACCCAGAATACCAACCGCAACAACTCCACGGCCCTGGAGCAGCCGTGCGCCCCAGTATTCCACTCCACCCTACCCTTTTCGAGTGTCAAGGACACCCCCATATTGAGACGTGCACACCCCAGACCCTCTTCCAAGTACCTGACCTTACCGGTGGAAGGGGTGAGGGCCAAACGTAGGTACTCTCTAAACGAGGACTCGTCCAAGCACCACTGCTATGTTGGGACAACACAATTTGGGAATATGTGGTCTAAGCGGAGTATGTCCATGAACGGGATTGTACTTCAACAGGAAGATATAGACAGTGTGAAGGCGACCTTTTCCAGTTCAGAGTGGATTCTAGAAAGCACTGTGTGa